A genomic stretch from Gorilla gorilla gorilla isolate KB3781 chromosome 20, NHGRI_mGorGor1-v2.1_pri, whole genome shotgun sequence includes:
- the SH3GL1 gene encoding endophilin-A2 encodes MSVAGLKKQFYKASQLVSEKVGGAEGTKLDDDFKEMEKKVDVTSKAVTEVLARTIEYLQPNPASRAKLTMLNTVSKIRGQVKNPGYPQSEGLLGECMIRHGKELGGESNFGDALLDAGESMKRLAEVKDSLDIEVKQNFIDPLQNLCEKDLKEIQHHLKKLEGRRLDFDYKKKRQGKIPDEELRQALEKFEESKEVAETSMHNLLETDIEQVSQLSALVDAQLDYHRQAVQILDELAEKLKRRMREASSRPKREYKPKPREPLDLGEPEQSNGGFPCTTAPKIAASSSFRSSDKPIRTPSRSMPPLDQPSCKALYDFEPENDGELGFREGDVITLTNQIDENWYEGMLDGQSGFFPLSYVEVLVPLPQ; translated from the exons CTGGTCAGTGAGAAGGTTGGAGGGGCCGAGGGGACCAAGCTGGATGATGACTTCAAAGAGATGGAGAAG AAGGTGGATGTCACCAGCAAGGCGGTGACAGAAGTGCTGGCCAGGACCATTGAGTACCTGCAGCCCAACCCAG CCTCGCGGGCTAAGCTGACCATGCTCAACACGGTGTCCAAGATCCGGGGCCAGGTGAAGAACCCCGGCTACCCGCAGTCGGAGGGGCTCCTGGGCGAGTGCATGATCCGCCACGGGAAGGAGCTGGGCGGCGAGTCCAACTTTG GTGACGCATTGCTGGATGCCGGCGAGTCCATGAAGCGCCTGGCAGAGGTGAAGGACTCCCTGGACATCGAGGTCAAGCAGAACTTCATTGACCCCCTCCAGAACCTGTGCGAGAAAGACCTGAAGGAGATCCAG CACCACCTGAAGAAACTGGAGGGCCGCCGCCTGGACTTTGATTACAAGAAGAAGCGGCAGGGCAAGATCCCCGATGAGGAGCTACGCCAGGCGCTCGAGAAGTTCGAGGAGTCCAAGGAGGTGGCAGAAACCAGCATGCACAACCTCCTGGAGACCGAC ATCGAGCAGGTGAGTCAGCTCTCGGCCCTGGTGGACGCACAGCTGGACTACCACCGGCAGGCCGTGCAGATCCTGGACGAGCTGGCGGAGAAGCTCAAGCGCAG GATGCGGGAAGCTTCCTCACGCCCTAAGCGGGAGTATAAGCCCAAGCCCCGGGAGCCCTTGGACCTTGGAGAGCCTGAGCAGTCCAATGGGGGTTTCCCCTGCACCACAGCCCCCAAGATCGCAG CTTCATCGTCTTTCCGATCTTCCGACAAGCCCATCCGGACCCCTAGCCGGAGCATGC CGCCCCTGGACCAGCCAAGCTGCAAGGCGCTGTACGACTTTGAGCCCGAGAACGACGGGGAGCTGGGCTTCCGTGAGGGCGACGTCATCACGCTGACCAACCAGATCGATGAGAACTGGTACGAGGGCATGCTGGACGGCCAGTCGGGCTTCTTCCCGCTCAGCTACGTGGAGGTGCTTGTGCCCCTGCCGCAGTGA